A window of the Henckelia pumila isolate YLH828 chromosome 3, ASM3356847v2, whole genome shotgun sequence genome harbors these coding sequences:
- the LOC140888656 gene encoding uncharacterized protein, whose protein sequence is MSYLSPKRLSLVKKILVTWMLLMVMLVPNTSAKCAFEAIFNFGDSNSDTGGFYAAFPSQPSPNGMTYFKKPTGRPADGRLYIDFLAQALGLPFLSPYLQSIGSDFRHGVNFATSASTVLQPETSLFVSGVSPFYLAIQLNQMKQFKAKVDEQSSGQTNLPAPDIFGKSLYTIYIGQNDFTGYAGSAGAGGVKQYMPQVVSQITSAIKELYALGGRTFMVLNLAPIGCYPGFLVQLNHDSSDIDSYGCMMSYNSAVNEYNSLLKDGLQQTRQDLHDANVIYVDSHSVLLELFQHPTTHGLQHGTTACCGWGGGSYNFNQQVFCGNSKVIDGKSVTATACGDPENYVSWDGIHITEAANKQLAYALLSGSYFDPPFPLNHYCDIQPVAMKDNALLFQILVIFTVFMGSLIQNTDAKCDFEAIFNFGDSNSDTGGFWAAFPAQKPPNGMTYFKKPVGRATDGRVIIDFLAQALGLPFLSPYLQSIGSDYRHGANFATLASTVLLPKTSLFVTGVSPFSLAIQLNQMKQFKVKIDEPQSSEQINLPAPDIFGKSLYTFYIGQNDFTGNLPYIGISGVKQYLPQVVSQISSTIKEIYELGGRTFLVLNLAPIGCYPAFLVELPHNASDVDSFGCMISYNNAVVEYNNMLKEALRQTRESLADANVVYTDIHSVMLELFQHPTSHDMKYGTKACCGYGGGDYNFNHQLFCGNTKLIDGKNITATACSDPNNYVSWDGIHATEAANKIVAAAILDDSHFDPPFSLQKFCDIQPIG, encoded by the exons ATGAGTTACCTTTCACCAAAAAGGCTCTCTCTTGTGAAAAAAATCTTGGTTACTTGGATGCTTTTAATGGTTATGTTGGTTCCAAATACTAGCGCAAAGTGTGCCTTTGAAGCCATCTTCAATTTCGGGGACTCGAATTCTGATACTGGTGGATTTTACGCTGCCTTTCCTTCGCAGCCGTCACCAAATGGCATGACTTACTTCAAGAAACCAACCGGTAGACCAGCAGATGGGAGGCTTTACATTGATTTTCTAG CTCAAGCTTTGGGATTGCCATTTCTTAGCCCATATCTTCAGTCGATTGGTTCAGATTTCAGGCATGGTGTCAACTTTGCTACATCAGCTTCCACCGTTCTGCAGCCAGAAACTTCTTTATTTGTCAGTGGAGTTAGCCCTTTTTATTTAGCCATCCAGCTGAATCAGATGAAGCAGTTTAAGGCTAAAGTGGATGAGCAGTCTTCAG GGCAAACAAATCTTCCTGCACCGGACATCTTTGGAAAATCCCTTTACACAATTTACATTGGCCAGAACGATTTCACCGGTTATGCAGGCTCAGCAGGTGCCGGTGGAGTGAAGCAGTATATGCCTCAAGTGGTTTCACAAATTACCAGCGCCATTAAG GAGCTCTACGCACTAGGAGGCCGCACGTTTATGGTGCTTAATCTTGCTCCAATAGGCTGTTACCCTGGATTCTTGGTGCAACTCAACCACGACAGTTCTGACATTGACTCGTATGGATGCATGATGTCTTACAACAGCGCAGTAAACGAATATAACTCACTGCTAAAAGATGGACTTCAACAAACAAGACAAGATCTCCACGATGCAAATGTGATATATGTGGACAGTCACTCCGTTCTCCTCGAGCTATTCCAGCATCCAACAACTCACG GATTACAGCATGGAACTACTGCTTGCTGTGGATGGGGAGGCGGTTCTTACAATTTCAACCAGCAAGTTTTCTGTGGAAATTCCAAGGTGATTGATGGCAAGAGTGTTACAGCCACAGCGTGCGGCGATCCTGAGAATTACGTGAGCTGGGATGGAATCCATATCACAGAAGCTGCTAACAAGCAGTTGGCATATGCTTTACTCAGTGGCTCTTATTTTGATCCTCCTTTCCCCCTTAATCATTACTGTGATATTCAGCCTGTTG CAATGAAAGATAATGCATTATTGTTCCAAATCTTGGTTATTTTTACAGTGTTCATGGGATCTTTAATACAAAACACTGATGCTAAATGTGATTTTGAGGCCATATTTAACTTTGGAGACTCAAACTCAGATACAGGTGGATTCTGGGCTGCTTTTCCTGCACAAAAGCCTCCCAATGGCATGACTTACTTTAAAAAACCAGTCGGCCGAGCAACCGATGGCAGAGtcattattgattttctag CTCAAGCTTTAGGTCTGCCATTTCTGAGCCCATATCTGCAGTCAATTGGCTCTGATTACAGACATGGTGCTAACTTTGCAACCTTGGCATCCACGGTTCTTTTGCCGAAAACTTCGTTATTTGTTACCGGTGTTAGCCCTTTCTCTCTAGCCATCCAGCTCAATCAGATGAAGCAGTTTAAAGTCAAGATTGATGAGCCGCAATCTTCtg AGCAAATCAATCTACCTGCGCCAGATATTTTTGGTAAGTCACTCTACACATTCTACATTGGCCAAAATGATTTTACAGGAAATTTGCCATATATTGGAATAAGCGGCGTAAAACAGTATCTTCCTCAAGTGGTTTCCCAAATTTCCAGCACCATCAAG GAGATCTATGAGTTAGGGGGGCGAACGTTTTTGGTGCTGAATCTCGCTCCTATAGGCTGCTATCCTGCCTTCTTGGTCGAGCTGCCTCACAATGCTTCTGATGTTGACTCATTTGGATGCATGATATCTTACAATAACGCTGTGGTCGAATACAACAATATGCTTAAAGAAGCATTAAGACAAACAAGAGAAAGTTTAGCAGATGCCAATGTTGTTTATACAGACATTCATTCTGTCATGCTAGAACTATTCCAGCATCCTACTTCTCATG ATATGAAATATGGAACCAAAGCATGCTGTGGATATGGGGGTGGTGACTACAATTTCAACCATCAACTTTTTTGTGGAAACACAAAATTGATCGATGGGAAGAACATCACTGCCACAGCGTGCAGTGACCCAAACAATTATGTAAGCTGGGATGGAATCCATGCCACAGAAGCAGCAAACAAGATTGTGGCTGCTGCCATCCTTGACGACTCTCATTTTGATCCTCCATTTTCGCTCCAGAAATTCTGCGATATCCAGCCGATTGGATGA
- the LOC140887628 gene encoding uncharacterized protein, translated as MGSERHWILIWVVFHGILLSNIQGSEIYSKDALNSFLHDYAVKNAPKHHTGILYNVSLPANYSGMDVSITRIRARNLWVNGANFSFFKIPPRVLPWPFVRRVDLVFQNIGNWSDSYYNVPNYTFIAPVIGVLAYDPNESSRSYGEIGLSIMGENPLIVRLPNVTFQENRNVTAKCIRFDRNGTLEFSNLIAKNTCISRRQGHFSIVIPSQKTITKKKRDKGLKWWIIGLTGGIVVLVLLLVLGFLAYKYFKKQRIRKMERQSERSEVLDTIWIGRSRMPSASRIRTQPVLEKSYIP; from the coding sequence ATGGGTTCTGAACGACATTGGATCCTTATTTGGGTGGTTTTTCATGGGATTTTACTGTCAAATATTCAAGGATCGGAGATTTACAGCAAGGATGCATTGAATTCTTTCCTTCATGATTATGCAGTCAAGAATGCCCCAAAGCATCATACAGGTATATTGTATAATGTCTCTTTACCCGCAAATTATTCGGGCATGGATGTTTCCATTACTCGAATTCGAGCTCGGAATCTATGGGTGAATGGTGCTAATTTCAGTTTCTTCAAAATCCCACCAAGAGTATTGCCATGGCCTTTCGTAAGGAGGGTTGATTTAGTATTCCAAAATATTGGGAATTGGTCGGACAGTTACTATAATGTGCCTAACTACACGTTTATTGCTCCGGTGATTGGGGTTTTAGCCTATGATCCGAACGAAAGTTCAAGAAGCTATGGAGAAATCGGGCTAAGCATCATGGGAGAAAACCCCCTCATTGTTCGGTTACCAAATGTCACATTTCAAGAAAACAGAAATGTGACAGCCAAATGTATTAGATTTGACAGGAACGGCACGTTGGAATTCAGCAATCTGATCGCGaaaaatacatgcatttcaAGAAGGCAGGGCCATTTTTCTATTGTCATTCCATCTCAAAAAACAATAACAAAGAAGAAAAGAGATAAGGGACTAAAGTGGTGGATCATAGGATTAACAGGTGGAATTGTGGTACTAGTCTTGCTTCTTGTGCTCGGATTTTTGGCCTACAAGTATTTTAAAAAACAGAGGATAAGAAAAATGGAGAGACAATCTGAAAGAAGTGAAGTATTGGATACAATATGGATTGGAAGAAGTAGAATGCCTTCTGCTTCAAGAATCAGAACACAACCAGTTCTTGAAAAAAGTTATATTCCTTGA
- the LOC140888655 gene encoding uncharacterized protein — MAGRGRGRGRGNVADMTVDQLSQFITQTVQAAMGHNPPPPPVGQPNPMDAVWEEIRRLGRQVGGRPGPIQRESPFARAILDEELPANFKQPTLGEYDGSSDPEEHLGRFENAALLHRYSDAIKCRVFLTTLVRSAQQWFNLLQPGSIQSFNDFSSAFLHQYASSKKYLKTSLSLFNMKQSEVESLREYVQRFNTAALEVPAATADTLVNSFTQGLRGGEFFRSLVKKPPLTYDELLSRAEKYVNLEDAQRQRRQEGTSGSKPSAKVGAKAEGKTEGGRKRVAEEMNRAKGPYPYVPLSVSLEKAMQVCEDRRALVRPRNAEKGPRLPPSDKFCDFHKEYGHITNDCQRLGEEVQRIMYDDPRIRAELTRRANPPRQGRAPQWRNQRNEDRENQGDHRGRAPPNGRGDRVQQIANHPDRGVIHMISGGSTDGDSGRARKAHGRRLENFEVSSQLSCPTDPNISFGREDLKDVVLPHNDPLLVTLTIANYDVARIFVDTGSSVNIIFKETLDQMKLEGFELDPITTELYGFTGHALQPLGQIVLPLSLGSGEQRVTKMACFTVVEAPSSFNGILGRPALSDFRAVASTYHQKLKFPSGRKVGVVRGDQKAARLCYVNEVRIDSKKNKREVRMVSIGRTLKAHGQKVLLMSEEGHEKVELIPGAQSVKLAADLSPSVKQNLVGCLRKNKDVFAWSVSELTGVSAEIMVHRLNILAGVRPIKQKKRHFGPDKDKVIKKEVEELLKAGHIREVQFPTWLSNVVLVPKSSGKWRMCVDFRDLNKACPKDCYPLPRIDQLVDSTAGHQYLCFMDAYQGYHQIPLVEEDQDKVSFTTSHGTFCYRVMPFGLKNAGATYQRLMDRVFASQIGRNVEVYVDDILVKSQDDVGLLADLEETFSTLRAYQVKLNPEKCVFGVRGGKFLGYMVTERGIEANPEKVQAIRSMSAPRNLQEVQRLAGRIAALSRFISRSAHRSLPFFKVLRKAKKFEWDDECGKAFDDLKSYLAELPVLAKAIPGEPLYIYLSALEGAVSSVLIRQERTAQHPIYFFSHALKGAELRYSEVEKLALALVMTARKLRPYFLSHPIVVLTNSHIGRILTRVDISGRLVKWTTELSEYDIQYAPRTAVKAQALADFLAETRHMEAEDLWKVYVDGSSNSEGCGVGVFLIFPRGDEIRLAVRLDFRASNNEAEYEAVLIGLRAAKQAGAARVHLYSDSQLVAQQVNGTYEVKNEKLKEYMRTIEEAKGFFDEVLFEKIPREGNEKADYLAKVASSLHSWKTREVVVQVELTPSTELAPLAQEESDWRKELLDYIEKGELPKDPKKAYQLKQRSLRLVMMERVLYKRSFAGPLLKCLGPKEAHMS; from the coding sequence ATGgcaggaagaggaagaggaaggGGAAGAGGAAATGTGGCGGATATGACTGTAGATCAGCTCAGCCAGTTCATCACTCAAACGGTGCAAGCGGCCATGGGTCACAATCCACCACCTCCTCCCGTGGGTCAGCCAAACCCAATGGATGCGGTGTGGGAAGAGATTAGGAGACTAGGTCGGCAAGTAGGAGGTCGGCCTGGGCCTATACAAAGGGAAAGTCCTTTTGCTCGGGCTATTCTAGATGAGGAACTCCCTGCAAATTTTAAGCAGCCTACTTTAGGGGAATATGACGGGAGCTCAGATCCGGAGGAACACTTGGGGAGATTTGAAAATGCAGCCTTGTTGCATAGATATTCAGATGCAATTAAATGTCGGGTCTTCCTCACTACTTTGGTAAGGTCAGCCCAGCAATGGTTCAACCTTTTACAGCCTGGTAGTATTCAGAGTTTCAATGACTTCAGCTCAGCTTTTCTACACCAGTATGCGAGTAGCAAGAAATATTTGAAGACTTCTCTCAGTTTGTTCAATATGAAGCAATCTGAGGTGGAATCGTTGCGGGAGTATGTTCAGCGCTTCAATACAGCAGCTCTGGAAGTACCTGCTGCCACTGCTGACACCTTGGTCAACTCTTTCACTCAAGGGTTGAGAGGAGGGGAGTTTTTCAGATCCTTAGTCAAGAAGCCTCCTTTGACTTATGATGAGCTCCTTAGTAGAGCTGAGAAGTACGTGAATTTGGAGGATGCACAGAGGCAGAGGAGACAGGAAGGAACGTCTGGGAGTAAGCCCAGTGCCAAGGTGGGAGCAAAGGCCGAGGGGAAGACAGAAGGAGGAAGGAAGAGGGTGGCAGAAGAGATGAACAGGGCCAAAGGACCCTACCCCTATGTACCCCTATCGGTGAGCCTGGAGAAggcaatgcaagtatgtgaggaTAGGCGAGCACTTGTGAGGCCCCGCAATGCTGAGAAAGGCCCGCGGTTACCGCCATCTGACAAGTTTTGCGATTTTCATAAGGAGTATGGGCATATCACCAATGATTGTCAGAGGCTAGGTGAGGAGGTTCAAAGGATCATGTATGATGACCCTCGAATCAGAGCTGAGCTGACTCGAAGAGCAAATCCTCCTCGCCAAGGCCGAGCTCCCCAATGGAGGAATCAAAGGAATGAAGATAGAGAGAATCAAGGTGATCATCGGGGAAGAGCTCCTCCAAACGGTCGAGGAGATAGGGTGCAGCAGATTGCAAATCATCCCGATCGGGGTGTTATCCATATGATCTCCGGGGGTAGTACGGATGGAGATTCGGGAAGGGCTCGCAAAGCTCACGGGCGTAGGttggaaaattttgaggtaaGTTCTCAGCTCAGCTGTCCCACTGACCCGAACATCAGTTTCGGAAGGGAAGATTTAAAGGATGTGGTGCTACCTCATAATGATCCCCTACTGGTCACCTTGACCATAGCCAATTATGACGTGGCTCGTATCTTTGTGGATACTGGGAGCTCAGTAAACATTATCTTTAAAGAAACTCTGGACCAAATGAAATTGGAAGGATTTGAATTGGATCCAATCACCACAGAGTTGTATGGGTTCACGGGTCATGCTCTGCAACCATTGGGACAGATAGTGCTCCCCTTGTCCCTTGGGAGTGGAGAGCAGAGAGTAACCAAAATGGCTTGCTTCACCGTGGTGGAGGCCCCATCCTCTTTCAATGGAATATTGGGGCGCCCTGCCCTGAGTGATTTCCGAGCCGTGGCATCTACCTATCATCAGAAGTTGAAGTTCCCAAGTGGAAGAAAAGTGGGGGTTGTTCGGGGTGATCAGAAAGCAGCTCGATTATGCTATGTGAATGAGGTAAGGATTGATTCAAAGAAGAATAAGAGAGAGGTAAGAATGGTTTCAATAGGTCGAACATTGAAGGCGCATGGACAGAAGGTGCTTCTGATGTCCGAAGAAGGTCATGAGAAGGTGGAATTAATCCCGGGAGCTCAGAGTGTCAAATTAGCTGCTGATCTGAGCCCATCCGTGAAGCAAAATTTGGTTGGTTGCTTAAGGAAGAACAAAGATGTTTTTGCTTGGTCTGTATCGGAGCTCACAGGGGTCAGTGCAGAAATTATGGTTCATCGATTAAATATTCTTGCGGGAGTAAGACCGATAAAACAGAAGAAGAGACACTTTGGTCCAGACAAGGATAAGGTCATTAAAAAAGAGGTAGAGGAACTTCTTAAGGCAGGACACATTAGGGAAGTTCAATTCCCTACCTGGTTATCCAATGTGGTCCTTGTCCCTAAGAGTTCAGGCAAGTGGAGGATGTGTGTTGATTTCAGGGACCTAAATAAGGCATGCCCAAAGGATTGCTATCCCCTGCCTCGAATTGATCAATTGGTTGATTCAACGGCAGGTCATCAGTACTTATGCTTCATGGATGCATATCAGGGGTATCATCAAATTCCTCTGGTGGAGGAAGATCAGGACAAAGTAAGTTTCACCACCTCTCATGGAACTTTTTGTTACagagtgatgccttttggtttgaagaaTGCAGGGGCCACTTATCAAAGACTCATGGACAGAGTGTTTGCCTCCCAAATTGGCAGAAATGTGGAagtttatgtagatgatattcTGGTAAAGTCTCAGGATGATGTGGGGTTGCTGGCCGACCTAGAGGAGACTTTCTCGACTCTGAGGGCTTATCAGGTGAAGCTTAATCCGGAGAAGTGTGTATTCGGAGTCAGGGGAGGTAAGTTTTTGGGGTATATGGTTACTGAGAGGGGCATAGAGGCCAATCCCGAGAAGGTGCAGGCTATTCGATCCATGTCTGCTCCCCGTAACTTGCAAGAAGTTCAAAGGTTGGCAGGAAGGATTGCAGCTTTGTCTCGATTTATATCAAGATCAGCCCATAGAAGCTTACCTTTCTTCAAGGTGCTTCGCAAAGCCAAGAAGTTTGAATGGGATGATGAATGTGGGAAGGCATTTGATGACTTAAAAAGTTACTTAGCTGAGCTCCCTGTGTTGGCTAAGGCAATTCCTGGTGAACCATTGTACATCTACTTATCAGCTTTGGAAGGGGCCGTTAGCTCAGTACTTATTAGGCAGGAGAGAACAGCTCAACACCCTATCTATTTCTTCTCACATGCCCTTAAGGGTGCAGAACTTCGGTATTCAGAGGTGGAAAAGTTAGCATTAGCCTTGGTTATGACAGCAAGGAAGCTCAGACCTTACTTTCTATCACATCCTATTGTGGTGTTAACCAACAGCCATATTGGGAGGATATTAACTCGAGTTGATATTTCGGGAAGGTTGGTAAAGTGGACTACGGAGCTCAGTGAGTATGATATCCAGTATGCACCAAGGACGGCCGTTAAGGCCCAGGCGTTAGCTGATTTCCTTGCCGAAACGAGACATATGGAAGCAGAGGATTTGTGGAAAGTATACGTTGACGGCTCTTCTAATAGTGAAGGATGTGGGGTGGGGGTGTTTTTGATCTTCCCTCGTGGAGATGAGATCAGATTGGCAGTTAGGTTGGATTTTCGAGCTTCTAATAACGAAGCAGAGTATGAGGCTGTGTTGATTGGCCTCCGAGCAGCTAAGCAAGCTGGGGCAGCTCGGGTGCACCTCTACTCTGATTCACAGTTAGTAGCCCAGCAGGTGAATGGAACGTATGAAGTTAAAAATGAAAAGCTGAAGGAATATATGAGGACGATAGAGGAAGCTAAGGGTTTCTTTGATGAGGTATTGTTTGAAAAAATCCCGAGGGAGGGCAATGAAAAAGCAGATTATCTCGCCAAGGTGGCTAGCTCACTTCATAGCTGGAAAACCAGGGAAGTTGTTGTGCAAGTGGAATTGACACCCTCTACTGAGCTCGCACCATTAgctcaggaagagagtgactggAGAAAGGAGCTCTTGGATTACATAGAGAAGGGTGAATTACCAAAGGATCCGAAGAAGGCATATCAGTTGAAACAGAGGAGTCTCCGCTTGGTGATGATGGAGAGAGTTCTTTATAAGAGGTCATTTGCCGGACCTCTTCTCAAGTGTTTAGGCCCCAAGGAAGCTCATATGTCCTAA